From Erigeron canadensis isolate Cc75 chromosome 8, C_canadensis_v1, whole genome shotgun sequence, one genomic window encodes:
- the LOC122611163 gene encoding peptidyl-prolyl cis-trans isomerase FKBP13, chloroplastic, producing the protein MATTHLSSLVSPIVNCSASTSPLPTSSSSCSKLNHHSSKPKQQQLLLKLTRRQTAIVIGFESLCVKFFDAIVSPQPASAAEEVCQFTVTDSGLAFCDKLVGYGAEPQKGQLIKAHYVGKLESGKVFDSSYNRGKPLTFRIGVGEVIKGWDQGILGGDGVPPMLAGGKRTLKLPPQLGYGMRGAGCKGGSCIIPPDSVLLFDVEFIGKA; encoded by the exons ATGGCCACCACACATCTTTCTTCCCTTGTCTCTCCAATTGTTAACTGCTCAGCCTCCACCTCACCATTGCCAACCTCCTCATCATCTTGTTCTAAACTCAACCACCACTCATCAAAAccaaaacaacaacaactccTCCTCAAATTAACAAGAAGGCAAACAGCCATTGTCATTGGTTTTGAAAGCCTTTGTGTTAAGTTTTTCGATGCAATCGTGTCGCCCCAACCGGCTTCGGCTGCAGAGGAAGTATGCCAGTTCACTGTTACTGATTCTGGACTTGCATTTTGTGATAAACTTGTTGGATATGGTGCCGAGCCTCAGAAAGGCCAACTCATCAAG GCACATTATGTAGGGAAACTCGAAAGCGGGAAAGTGTTTGATAGCAGCTACAATAGAGGAAAACCTCTCACATTTCGCATTGGCGTCGGTGAG GTGATTAAAGGATGGGATCAAGGTATTTTAGGGGGTGATGGAGTTCCTCCAATGCTTGCTG GAGGAAAACGGACGTTGAAGCTTCCTCCACAACTTGGATACGGCATGAGAGGAGCTGGTTGTAAGGGAG GTTCTTGCATCATTCCACCAGATTCCGTTCTTTTATTTGATGTAGAGTTCATTGGCAAGGCTTGA